A genomic window from Candidatus Kouleothrix ribensis includes:
- a CDS encoding HXXEE domain-containing protein: MNRFGSRLWLIPLSMLIHNLEEYPRIVAYARRHGVGIDRRQMGIAVLLATLLPIPVVAAASQQPTNRRRMQLALAIPALMALNAGTHMAQTIALQDYSPGTITGITVNMPLAIWLYREALREGVLTAPELRQAALLGCGMLTPAALILLLLGWLIDHLLQPGSV, encoded by the coding sequence ATGAATAGGTTTGGCTCCCGCCTCTGGCTCATTCCGCTCAGCATGCTGATCCACAATCTGGAAGAGTACCCACGGATTGTTGCGTATGCCCGGCGTCACGGGGTCGGCATCGATCGACGCCAGATGGGCATTGCGGTGCTGCTCGCCACGCTCCTGCCAATCCCGGTTGTCGCTGCGGCCAGCCAGCAACCAACAAATCGTCGGCGAATGCAGCTGGCGCTCGCCATTCCAGCCTTGATGGCGCTGAATGCGGGCACGCACATGGCGCAGACGATCGCCCTCCAGGACTATTCGCCCGGCACGATCACTGGCATAACAGTGAATATGCCATTGGCGATCTGGCTGTATCGCGAGGCGCTGCGCGAGGGTGTGTTGACGGCACCCGAGCTACGCCAGGCCGCTCTGCTGGGATGCGGCATGCTGACCCCAGCCGCGCTGATTTTGCTCCTGCTGGGCTGGCTGATTGACCACTTGCTTCAACCAGGCAGCGTGTAA
- a CDS encoding CPBP family intramembrane metalloprotease, producing the protein MMLARCAAWARQHALGAYFALAYALTWACELPLAAVQQGWVQYSIPFAIHYLGAFGPMLAALIITGITHGRQGIRELLAGLFKWHVGMRWIFFSLGAPILMFALAGLVLYATQGMWPDLALLGEVDYLPDLGIAGAFLLWLLTWGMGEEIGWRGFALPRLQRQHNALKATLILGMFHAFWHLPAFFYKDTYMAMGLVTGIPILVVSILAAAIVFTWIYNSTRGSLLMVVLFHALFDLLSVSQAGGSSAPAVMSAVVWILAIAIVIVFKPANLSRTAKEVA; encoded by the coding sequence ATGATGCTTGCTCGTTGCGCGGCCTGGGCACGCCAGCACGCGCTTGGTGCCTATTTTGCGCTTGCATATGCGCTCACATGGGCGTGCGAGCTTCCACTGGCCGCTGTTCAACAGGGCTGGGTTCAGTACTCCATTCCATTTGCCATTCATTATCTGGGCGCTTTCGGGCCAATGCTCGCGGCGCTGATCATCACAGGCATCACACACGGCCGCCAGGGTATTCGCGAGCTGCTTGCAGGCCTGTTCAAGTGGCACGTTGGCATGCGCTGGATATTTTTCTCGCTTGGTGCGCCCATCCTGATGTTTGCGCTCGCAGGGCTGGTTCTGTATGCGACCCAGGGTATGTGGCCCGATCTGGCACTGCTCGGTGAGGTGGATTACCTGCCCGATCTGGGTATCGCTGGTGCGTTCTTGCTCTGGCTGCTGACATGGGGTATGGGCGAAGAGATCGGCTGGCGCGGCTTTGCCTTGCCACGACTCCAGCGCCAGCACAATGCACTCAAAGCAACGCTGATCCTGGGTATGTTCCACGCATTCTGGCATCTGCCGGCCTTTTTCTACAAAGACACATATATGGCGATGGGGCTTGTGACCGGCATCCCGATCCTTGTGGTCTCTATTCTGGCAGCCGCAATTGTGTTTACCTGGATCTATAACAGTACCAGGGGCAGCCTCTTGATGGTTGTGCTGTTTCACGCGCTCTTCGATCTGCTCTCGGTATCACAAGCCGGCGGATCAAGCGCTCCCGCAGTTATGAGCGCTGTGGTCTGGATACTGGCGATTGCCATTGTGATAGTGTTCAAGCCTGCCAACCTGTCACGCACGGCAAAGGAGGTCGCCTGA
- the cas4 gene encoding CRISPR-associated protein Cas4, translated as MGHARGRCEHIMYGVPVQRLQCLIIYDIPNDRARQKIADDCLDYGLHFKLQLAAYALLLEQTWGLPVRRGYIYSIPLRESAIITISPALRANVVQAVAAMRVAVAGEQMPAAPASRRPCVSCEFRRFCNDVV; from the coding sequence ATGGGCCACGCACGTGGCCGCTGCGAGCACATCATGTACGGGGTTCCGGTGCAGCGCCTGCAATGCCTGATCATCTACGACATCCCCAACGACCGCGCGCGCCAGAAGATCGCCGACGACTGCCTGGACTACGGGCTGCACTTCAAGCTCCAGCTGGCGGCGTATGCGCTGCTGCTGGAACAAACCTGGGGGCTGCCGGTGCGGCGCGGCTACATCTACAGCATCCCGTTGCGCGAATCGGCGATCATCACGATCTCGCCGGCGTTGCGGGCCAACGTTGTGCAGGCGGTAGCGGCCATGCGGGTGGCGGTGGCGGGCGAGCAGATGCCGGCTGCGCCGGCCAGCCGGCGACCGTGTGTGAGCTGCGAGTTCCGGCGTTTCTGCAATGATGTCGTGTGA
- the cas1 gene encoding CRISPR-associated endonuclease Cas1, giving the protein MPPAYDAPDGVGLSSDVVRACAEEGIPIHFLNGSHGDDYGTLFASGLTGMALTKRTQLRAYEDERGLILAKAFVGGKLQSQANMLRYAAKYRKAADPELHQALTLAATEVLDPLPAAQRLSGAIDEATRAALMGAEGRAAARYWQAVATLIPPELAWPGRETQGARDRFNATLNYGYGVLRAQVRQALLLAGLEPNAGFLHADRPGKPSLTLDLIEEFRQAVVDRTLIGQVNRGFAIVQDDEGRLDGPTRKRIVEKVLERMESTEPYEGKRQPLRHILQLQARHIATFVRGERPAYEPFVMGW; this is encoded by the coding sequence CTGCCACCGGCATACGACGCGCCTGATGGCGTGGGCCTCAGCAGCGATGTGGTGCGCGCCTGCGCCGAAGAGGGCATCCCCATCCATTTCCTGAATGGCTCGCATGGCGATGACTACGGCACTTTGTTTGCCAGCGGCCTGACTGGTATGGCCCTGACGAAGCGGACGCAGCTGCGCGCCTACGAGGACGAGCGCGGCCTCATATTGGCCAAGGCGTTCGTCGGCGGCAAGTTGCAGAGCCAGGCGAATATGCTGCGCTACGCTGCTAAGTATCGCAAAGCGGCCGATCCCGAGCTGCACCAGGCGCTGACGCTGGCGGCCACCGAGGTGCTCGACCCGCTGCCGGCCGCGCAGCGCCTGAGCGGCGCGATCGACGAGGCGACCCGCGCGGCGCTGATGGGTGCCGAGGGCCGCGCCGCCGCGCGCTACTGGCAGGCGGTTGCAACGCTCATCCCACCCGAGCTGGCCTGGCCGGGGCGCGAAACTCAGGGCGCGCGCGACCGCTTCAACGCCACGCTGAATTACGGCTACGGCGTGCTGCGCGCGCAGGTGCGCCAGGCGTTATTGCTGGCGGGGCTGGAGCCTAACGCCGGCTTCTTGCACGCCGACCGGCCTGGCAAGCCTAGCCTGACGCTCGACCTGATCGAGGAATTCCGCCAGGCGGTAGTCGACCGCACGCTGATCGGCCAGGTCAACCGCGGCTTCGCAATCGTGCAGGACGACGAGGGCCGGCTGGATGGGCCAACCCGCAAGCGCATCGTCGAGAAAGTGCTGGAGCGCATGGAGTCGACCGAGCCGTACGAGGGCAAGCGCCAGCCGCTACGCCATATTCTCCAGCTCCAGGCGCGCCACATCGCCACGTTCGTGCGCGGCGAGCGGCCTGCGTACGAGCCATTCGTGATGGGTTGGTGA
- the cas6 gene encoding CRISPR system precrRNA processing endoribonuclease RAMP protein Cas6: MTLTTHHLEFSATATTSLELDDQAGAAIRGAVVGGLWERFCANKAALTCANCPLTKVCPVAALVAPMREDGESGGEQRPRPYTVRPPLGPRRFAAGQPLTFGLTLIGQPAALFPYVVMAAQAVEQSGLGRRLAANRGRRGALQIEAISAIDPLAGARAPLYARGRAQVQAPGLPVDAAAVAAYAATLPADRLTLRFHTPLRLTEKRNGTTRLVHRFEPQPFFARLAWRLDQLALAYGGGQSLSDYAALPEQVARVMVANDQTHWVDVVSYSSRTRSRTPIGGLVGGVTLAGDLAALRGLMVWGSLIHVGRNTVKGDGWYQIVGGLNS, from the coding sequence ATGACCCTCACTACCCACCACCTCGAGTTCAGCGCCACTGCTACAACATCGCTGGAGCTGGATGACCAGGCCGGGGCCGCTATTCGCGGTGCGGTTGTGGGCGGGCTGTGGGAGCGCTTCTGCGCGAACAAGGCCGCGCTCACCTGCGCCAACTGCCCGCTGACCAAGGTTTGCCCGGTGGCTGCGCTGGTTGCGCCTATGCGTGAGGATGGCGAAAGCGGTGGCGAGCAGCGCCCGCGCCCTTATACCGTGCGCCCACCGCTCGGCCCGCGCCGCTTCGCAGCGGGCCAGCCGCTCACGTTCGGCCTGACGCTGATCGGCCAGCCTGCCGCATTGTTTCCCTATGTCGTCATGGCCGCGCAGGCTGTCGAGCAGAGCGGCCTGGGCCGGCGGTTGGCCGCCAATCGCGGCCGACGCGGCGCGCTGCAAATCGAGGCAATCAGCGCGATCGACCCGCTGGCCGGCGCGCGCGCGCCGCTGTATGCACGCGGGCGGGCGCAGGTGCAAGCGCCCGGCCTGCCGGTCGACGCTGCGGCTGTGGCAGCGTATGCGGCTACGCTGCCGGCCGACCGCCTGACGCTGCGCTTTCATACGCCCCTGCGGCTGACCGAAAAGCGCAACGGCACCACCCGCCTGGTGCATCGTTTCGAGCCGCAGCCGTTCTTCGCGCGGCTGGCCTGGCGGCTCGACCAGCTGGCGCTGGCGTATGGCGGCGGGCAATCGCTCAGCGACTACGCCGCGCTGCCCGAGCAGGTTGCCCGCGTGATGGTGGCCAACGACCAGACCCACTGGGTCGATGTGGTGAGCTACTCGTCGCGCACGCGCTCGCGCACTCCGATCGGCGGCCTGGTCGGCGGTGTCACGCTGGCGGGCGATCTGGCCGCGCTGCGCGGGCTGATGGTGTGGGGCAGCCTGATCCACGTCGGTCGCAATACGGTCAAAGGCGATGGATGGTATCAGATCGTTGGCGGGCTAAACTCTTGA
- a CDS encoding AlkZ family DNA glycosylase encodes MITEDIARCRLVNQQIARPTLATPGDVVAWLGAVQAQDYLGALWAVGLRTPGASEATVEQAIADRTIVRTWPMRGTLHFVAPADVRWMLELLTPRVVQGRQGRLRQLGLDAQIIAASAEVVARALAGGRQLTRAELYAALEQAGIVAGNQRGIHILGQLAHQQLICFGPRAGKQPTFTLLDEWVPRAARLPRDEALATLALRYFTSHGPATLQDFMWWAGLSTADARAGLGAAGALLAHTLVGGQAYYFAHEPAALPDAGQAFLLPPFDEFLLGYRDRSAALDPQFTNLVNPGSNGIFNPIVVIDGRVQGTWRRTFKRGAVAMAFSPFRSFSAAQHGALTTAAAGYGAFVGAPVQLG; translated from the coding sequence ATGATCACTGAGGATATTGCTCGCTGTCGGCTGGTCAATCAGCAGATCGCCCGGCCCACGCTCGCAACCCCCGGCGACGTGGTGGCCTGGCTTGGCGCAGTGCAGGCCCAAGATTATCTCGGCGCGCTGTGGGCGGTGGGCCTGCGCACGCCAGGCGCAAGCGAGGCCACAGTCGAGCAGGCCATCGCCGATCGCACGATCGTGCGCACATGGCCCATGCGCGGCACGCTGCACTTCGTGGCGCCGGCCGACGTGCGCTGGATGCTCGAGCTGCTGACGCCGCGGGTGGTGCAGGGCCGCCAGGGCCGCCTGCGCCAGCTGGGCCTCGACGCGCAGATCATCGCCGCCAGCGCCGAGGTAGTGGCGCGCGCACTTGCAGGCGGCCGGCAGCTGACGCGCGCCGAGCTGTATGCCGCGCTCGAGCAGGCCGGTATCGTGGCAGGCAACCAGCGTGGTATCCATATTCTTGGCCAGCTCGCGCACCAGCAGCTGATCTGCTTTGGCCCGCGCGCGGGCAAGCAGCCCACCTTCACGCTGCTCGACGAGTGGGTGCCGAGGGCGGCGCGGTTGCCGCGCGACGAGGCGCTGGCGACGCTGGCCTTACGCTACTTCACGAGCCATGGGCCAGCGACACTCCAGGATTTCATGTGGTGGGCCGGGCTGAGCACCGCCGACGCGCGCGCCGGCCTGGGGGCCGCCGGCGCACTGCTCGCGCACACGCTGGTTGGCGGGCAAGCATACTACTTCGCCCACGAGCCGGCGGCGCTGCCAGACGCCGGGCAGGCCTTCTTGCTGCCGCCGTTCGACGAGTTTCTGTTGGGGTACCGCGACCGCAGCGCAGCGCTTGATCCGCAGTTCACCAACCTGGTCAACCCCGGCAGCAACGGGATATTTAACCCGATCGTGGTGATCGACGGGCGCGTGCAGGGCACCTGGCGGCGCACATTCAAGCGCGGCGCCGTCGCGATGGCATTCAGCCCATTTAGGTCGTTCAGCGCCGCGCAGCACGGCGCGCTTACAACTGCGGCGGCGGGCTACGGCGCGTTTGTCGGCGCGCCCGTGCAGCTTGGCTGA
- a CDS encoding PAS domain S-box protein has product MLSNEYLNGEEDVAEQLLRSQLQVDRDFEALHAIDQRLGGELGTTERLNALATSWRSLKTRAFNLHSYQSDDQHTQLIADIRGLMALVGDSADLVLDPTIESHYTSDMVLQQLPEGQDLIAKTQLLGDLAIENKGLTVGDRMQLSILNGLVEAHIRTTSRGLGVAYHDNPAVQASLEAPLREYSAATDALLLMLRKDIIFAASISVPSHVYMAAADQAIAANLALWDRSSEVLDELLNARIARLTRQKYLVVAVAAAGLLLVAYLWVAFYLAVVRTVSRLDDAAQRMISGALVDTVQLDNRDELGQIARSFNDIATALIAAGTYRQAVLDNAVDGIMTMDEQGLIRSFNPAAGRIFGYAATEAIGQPIEQFIPAPHSHEYRVVGVGREVRGRRKDGSSFPLDLAVGQMDQGDQHVFIGIIHDLTERKRTEVERAQLQEQIIQVQATTLAALSTPLIPISDQVVVMPLIGSVDSQRAQQVLAALLQGVEHSQARVAILDITGVPVVDTHVAQALISVAHGVRLLGAQFVLTGIRPEVAQTIVGMGADLSRIVTHSTLQSGIAYATSRRQA; this is encoded by the coding sequence ATGCTATCGAATGAATATTTGAATGGCGAAGAAGATGTCGCAGAGCAGCTCCTGCGCAGCCAGTTGCAGGTCGATCGCGATTTCGAGGCGCTCCATGCGATCGATCAGCGGCTCGGCGGCGAGCTTGGTACCACCGAGCGCCTCAACGCGCTTGCGACCAGCTGGCGCAGCCTGAAAACACGGGCGTTCAATCTACACTCGTATCAAAGCGACGATCAGCACACCCAGCTGATCGCCGATATTCGCGGGCTGATGGCCTTAGTAGGCGACAGCGCGGATCTCGTTCTCGACCCGACCATCGAGAGCCACTACACCTCGGACATGGTGCTACAGCAGCTGCCTGAGGGCCAGGATCTGATCGCCAAAACCCAACTGCTCGGCGATCTGGCGATCGAGAACAAAGGCCTTACCGTCGGCGATAGAATGCAGCTGAGCATACTCAATGGCCTAGTCGAAGCGCATATACGCACAACTAGCCGCGGGCTAGGTGTGGCATATCACGATAACCCCGCCGTCCAGGCATCGCTCGAGGCGCCGCTGCGCGAGTACAGCGCTGCGACCGACGCATTGTTGCTAATGCTGAGAAAAGATATTATCTTCGCAGCGTCGATCAGCGTGCCATCGCACGTGTATATGGCGGCGGCCGACCAGGCCATTGCGGCGAATCTCGCGCTCTGGGATCGCTCGAGCGAAGTGCTCGACGAGCTGTTGAACGCGCGGATCGCTAGATTAACCCGGCAAAAGTACCTGGTCGTGGCGGTGGCGGCAGCTGGCTTGCTGCTGGTTGCATACCTATGGGTGGCCTTCTACCTGGCGGTCGTGCGCACTGTTTCCAGGCTAGATGATGCGGCCCAACGCATGATTAGCGGCGCGCTGGTCGATACGGTGCAGCTCGACAATCGCGACGAGCTCGGGCAGATCGCGCGCTCGTTCAACGATATCGCCACAGCGCTGATCGCCGCCGGCACATACCGCCAGGCGGTGCTGGATAATGCAGTCGATGGCATTATGACCATGGATGAGCAAGGCCTGATCCGCTCCTTCAACCCGGCTGCCGGGCGGATCTTTGGCTATGCCGCGACTGAAGCGATCGGGCAACCGATCGAGCAGTTCATCCCGGCCCCGCACAGCCACGAATATCGGGTTGTTGGGGTTGGGCGCGAAGTGCGTGGGCGGCGCAAAGACGGCAGCAGCTTCCCGCTCGACCTGGCGGTCGGCCAGATGGATCAGGGCGATCAGCATGTGTTTATCGGCATCATCCACGATCTCACCGAGCGTAAGCGTACCGAGGTCGAGCGCGCGCAGCTCCAGGAGCAGATCATTCAGGTACAGGCCACCACGCTGGCCGCGCTCTCCACGCCGCTGATTCCGATCAGCGATCAGGTGGTGGTGATGCCGCTGATCGGGTCGGTCGATTCGCAGCGCGCGCAGCAGGTGCTGGCCGCGCTCTTGCAGGGTGTCGAGCACAGCCAGGCGCGCGTGGCCATCCTCGACATTACAGGCGTGCCGGTGGTCGATACGCACGTCGCGCAGGCGCTGATCAGCGTAGCCCACGGCGTGCGGCTGCTGGGCGCGCAGTTCGTGCTCACCGGCATTCGCCCCGAAGTGGCCCAGACGATCGTGGGGATGGGCGCCGATCTGAGCCGAATCGTCACTCACAGCACTTTGCAGAGCGGCATCGCCTACGCGACCAGCCGGCGGCAGGCGTAG
- a CDS encoding response regulator: protein MRSAQPPALLVVDDTPSIRQLLTHLLRDMTPHEVVAVADADSALQVLAARPVPLVIADYHLPDTSGDALALAVKARSPDTRVVIITADIEVESATQWPGVDRCLIKPFALRELRALVRTLLPGDTLQAHT, encoded by the coding sequence ATGCGCTCAGCTCAGCCACCAGCGCTGCTGGTCGTCGACGATACCCCGAGTATCCGGCAGCTCCTGACTCACCTGCTGCGCGACATGACGCCCCACGAGGTCGTTGCAGTCGCAGATGCCGACAGCGCGCTCCAGGTGCTTGCGGCGCGCCCGGTGCCGCTGGTGATCGCCGATTATCACCTGCCCGATACCAGCGGCGACGCGCTTGCGCTGGCTGTGAAGGCCCGCTCGCCAGACACCCGAGTCGTGATCATCACCGCCGATATCGAGGTCGAAAGCGCGACGCAGTGGCCAGGCGTCGATCGCTGCCTGATCAAGCCGTTCGCACTACGTGAGCTTAGGGCGCTCGTGCGCACGCTGCTGCCGGGCGACACACTGCAAGCACACACCTGA
- a CDS encoding peptidoglycan DD-metalloendopeptidase family protein has translation MYEPGFYVPQLQALLNTQAGALKRQQLQVGDARYSFAETLIGPASYYSINPKVLLALLELRSGLLSTPNPSPDQLGWALGYQGENGNRRGLQAQIRWAVKELLYAKRDYPQYAALTFADGSSAAPPPGLSLSEYVIARVLAPTTSPDQLPALRQGFLQTYTRLFGDPRVPPSDWPAPAAPFLAWPLEHPAAVTSFFDHSGPFLTRNARSGITTYWGRTETDIAFAYNGHDGWDYAAAPPDLGLAAADGEVVFAGNADDGCATRAVIIDHGNGYRTLYWHLARVDTTIGQHVVRGQPIGVIGSSGCATGPHLHFGVQYLGRNVDPYGWCAATPDPWQQNPAGTASTWLWADRPSPCAAPPPGAIVVDTGSPGFLKAGDSWQSVPVGYGGAALFASSLRGADAFGPLDLRPLTLPSVAVWRPDLPAAGRYRVLAYVPYALSGLEDAVRVRYRVRYHGGEAAIVISGPLYANDWVDLGTYEFDPHDQPTVSLSNLAEAGQRSVWADAVIWLPAT, from the coding sequence ATGTACGAGCCAGGCTTCTACGTGCCCCAGCTCCAGGCCCTACTCAACACCCAGGCCGGCGCGCTCAAACGCCAGCAGCTTCAGGTTGGCGATGCGCGCTATTCGTTCGCCGAAACCCTGATCGGCCCGGCCAGCTACTACAGCATCAACCCTAAGGTGCTGCTGGCGCTGCTCGAGCTGCGCAGCGGCCTGCTCTCGACACCCAACCCATCGCCCGACCAGCTCGGCTGGGCGCTGGGCTACCAGGGCGAGAACGGCAACCGCCGCGGCCTGCAGGCACAGATCCGCTGGGCCGTGAAAGAGCTGCTGTACGCCAAGCGCGATTACCCACAGTACGCTGCGCTGACCTTCGCCGACGGCTCGAGCGCCGCGCCGCCGCCGGGCCTCAGCCTCAGCGAATATGTGATCGCGCGGGTGCTGGCGCCCACCACATCGCCCGATCAGCTGCCGGCGCTGCGCCAGGGCTTTTTGCAGACGTACACGCGGCTGTTTGGCGACCCGCGCGTGCCGCCGAGCGACTGGCCGGCTCCAGCGGCGCCGTTTCTGGCCTGGCCGCTCGAGCATCCAGCCGCAGTCACGTCGTTCTTCGATCATAGCGGGCCATTCCTGACGCGCAATGCGCGCTCGGGTATTACGACCTACTGGGGCCGCACCGAAACCGATATCGCCTTCGCGTATAACGGGCACGATGGCTGGGATTATGCCGCCGCGCCACCCGACCTGGGCCTGGCCGCCGCCGACGGCGAGGTGGTGTTCGCCGGTAATGCCGATGATGGCTGCGCCACCCGCGCGGTGATTATCGACCATGGCAACGGCTACCGCACGCTCTACTGGCACCTGGCGCGTGTCGACACCACCATCGGCCAGCATGTGGTGCGCGGGCAGCCAATCGGCGTGATTGGCAGCAGCGGCTGCGCCACCGGGCCGCACCTGCACTTCGGCGTGCAATACCTTGGCCGCAATGTCGACCCCTACGGCTGGTGCGCGGCCACGCCCGATCCCTGGCAGCAGAACCCGGCCGGTACCGCCAGCACCTGGCTCTGGGCCGATCGGCCCTCGCCGTGCGCCGCGCCGCCGCCTGGCGCGATCGTTGTCGACACCGGCTCGCCAGGCTTTCTGAAAGCCGGCGATAGCTGGCAGAGCGTGCCGGTGGGCTATGGCGGCGCGGCGCTGTTCGCGTCGTCGTTGCGCGGCGCCGATGCGTTTGGCCCACTCGATCTGCGCCCGCTCACCCTGCCGTCGGTTGCCGTCTGGCGCCCCGATCTGCCTGCCGCCGGGCGCTACCGCGTGCTGGCCTACGTGCCCTACGCGCTCAGCGGGCTTGAAGATGCCGTGCGTGTGCGCTACCGCGTGCGCTATCACGGCGGCGAGGCCGCGATCGTCATCAGCGGCCCACTCTATGCCAACGACTGGGTCGACCTCGGCACGTACGAGTTCGACCCACACGACCAGCCGACCGTCTCGCTCAGTAACCTGGCCGAAGCCGGCCAGCGCAGCGTCTGGGCCGACGCAGTGATCTGGCTGCCGGCAACCTGA
- a CDS encoding GAF domain-containing protein translates to MFTAQSAILPMLVEELRASLPHVAELLDQLAGETSLERQRSYLRQLGALWYHQDGEPEVLAEFGLGLADQLSLEPGVALAELLMAYGAAREEKRTSEWENSLVRRMAELSGLHRVISAANSTLDLDTSMQMVVETVAEVVGVEACSVYLYDKNSDDLTLRATRGLNSAAIGQVRLRLGEGVTGTAAREGRPISVHDVYHDQRFMREPMLVEEQFRSMMAVPIVLFSAERFHVGADKLQGVIIIQTHGPRDFSPEEINFVETVAGELAFFIVNAQLYQQTGDQLHQKVQELTTLQQVSKRIAEQLDLKEVLKLIVAKAVELARVDRADIFRCVEDDRLELAATQGGGHGHTVLDFIAQAVREGRPLAVLNAYSDSRFPDLAQVAASEGFHSLFCMPLKVQQNRIIGAICLYTSEARHFDYEQVRLLSTFADEAAIAIENARLYAESQRALMIKSAMLQEMHHRVRNNLQTISALLAMQQRRLDPDGKGSAALRDSVARIQAIAGVHNLLCHEDVGATTIDAVVRQIVDSARVSLANPELPINFQICGELARVASREATVLAIVLNELIVNALSHGLTLEGGNVVVETRRDNGAIIVEVRDDGPSHGQSEVGSTSSGLGLQIIRTLVNEDLAGEFELLEAEGWMCARVRFPQRVEAEGE, encoded by the coding sequence ATGTTTACGGCTCAATCGGCAATCCTCCCAATGCTGGTCGAGGAGCTGCGCGCATCGTTGCCCCATGTCGCCGAACTGCTCGATCAGCTGGCCGGTGAAACCTCACTCGAGCGCCAGCGCTCCTATCTACGCCAGCTTGGCGCGCTGTGGTACCACCAGGATGGCGAGCCCGAGGTGCTGGCCGAATTTGGGCTGGGCCTGGCCGACCAGCTGAGCCTCGAGCCGGGTGTGGCGCTGGCCGAGCTGCTGATGGCATACGGCGCCGCCCGCGAAGAGAAGCGCACCAGCGAGTGGGAGAACAGCCTGGTGCGCCGTATGGCCGAGCTGAGCGGCCTGCACCGGGTGATCTCGGCCGCCAACTCGACGCTCGATCTCGATACCTCGATGCAAATGGTGGTCGAGACGGTTGCCGAGGTGGTTGGCGTTGAGGCCTGCTCGGTGTACCTGTACGATAAGAACTCCGACGACCTGACCCTGCGCGCGACACGGGGCCTGAACTCAGCCGCGATCGGCCAGGTGCGGCTCCGCCTGGGTGAGGGCGTCACCGGCACAGCCGCGCGCGAGGGCCGCCCGATCTCGGTTCACGATGTCTATCACGACCAACGCTTCATGCGCGAGCCAATGCTGGTCGAAGAGCAATTCCGCTCGATGATGGCCGTGCCGATCGTGCTGTTCAGCGCCGAGCGCTTCCACGTCGGCGCCGATAAGCTCCAGGGCGTGATCATCATCCAGACGCACGGCCCGCGCGATTTCAGCCCCGAGGAGATCAACTTCGTCGAGACGGTCGCGGGCGAGCTGGCTTTCTTTATCGTTAACGCGCAGCTCTACCAGCAGACTGGCGACCAGCTGCATCAGAAAGTCCAGGAGCTGACCACGCTCCAGCAGGTGTCGAAGCGCATCGCCGAGCAGCTCGACCTGAAAGAGGTGCTCAAGCTGATCGTGGCCAAGGCTGTCGAGCTGGCACGGGTCGACCGGGCCGATATCTTTCGCTGCGTCGAAGACGACCGGCTCGAGCTGGCGGCGACGCAGGGCGGCGGCCATGGCCACACCGTGCTGGATTTCATCGCCCAGGCGGTGCGCGAGGGCCGGCCGCTGGCGGTGCTGAACGCCTATAGCGACTCGCGCTTCCCCGACCTGGCGCAGGTCGCCGCCAGCGAGGGCTTTCACTCGCTGTTCTGCATGCCGCTGAAAGTGCAGCAGAACCGGATCATTGGCGCGATCTGCCTGTATACCAGCGAGGCACGCCACTTCGACTACGAGCAGGTGCGGCTGCTCTCGACCTTCGCCGACGAAGCGGCGATCGCGATCGAGAATGCGCGCCTGTACGCCGAGAGCCAGCGCGCGCTCATGATCAAGTCGGCTATGCTTCAGGAGATGCACCACCGCGTGCGCAACAACCTGCAGACGATCTCGGCCTTGCTGGCTATGCAGCAGCGCCGGCTCGATCCCGATGGCAAAGGCTCGGCCGCGCTGCGCGACAGCGTGGCGCGCATCCAGGCGATTGCCGGCGTCCACAACCTGCTGTGCCACGAGGATGTCGGTGCTACCACGATCGACGCGGTGGTGCGCCAGATCGTCGATAGCGCGCGCGTGAGCCTGGCCAACCCCGAGCTGCCGATCAACTTCCAGATCTGTGGCGAGCTAGCCCGCGTGGCTTCACGCGAGGCGACTGTGCTGGCGATCGTGCTGAACGAGCTGATCGTCAACGCCTTGTCGCACGGCCTGACGCTCGAAGGCGGCAATGTGGTGGTCGAAACGCGCCGCGATAATGGTGCAATCATCGTCGAGGTGCGCGACGACGGGCCTTCGCACGGCCAGAGCGAGGTCGGCAGCACTAGCAGTGGCCTGGGTCTACAGATCATCCGCACACTGGTGAACGAGGATCTGGCGGGCGAGTTCGAGCTGCTCGAGGCCGAGGGCTGGATGTGCGCGCGCGTGCGCTTCCCGCAGCGTGTCGAGGCCGAGGGCGAGTAG